In Ktedonobacterales bacterium, a single window of DNA contains:
- a CDS encoding metallophosphoesterase family protein: MRIALISDIHGNCFALDTALADLRSHSVAQIVCLGDAIQGGPQPAETVQRLRELGCPIVMGNADAWLLAEENDSAEPTSQQQRDVRAWTLSKLSSDDLAFIRSFQPTVEVALAGGQRLLCFHGSPTSYDDILLPDTSREDWQRFLGPFAPAIMTGGHTHTQQMRRVGEGLFFNPGSIGLVYDVLLPKDQIYTSPWAEYAILTHEQGRLSLDFHRAPYDVEQLIQVIQASGRPHADAMIADYRRDPKNA, translated from the coding sequence ATGCGCATCGCGCTCATCTCAGACATTCACGGCAATTGTTTCGCCCTGGACACCGCCCTGGCCGATCTACGCAGCCATTCCGTCGCTCAGATCGTCTGCCTGGGCGACGCCATTCAGGGCGGCCCGCAGCCCGCCGAAACCGTTCAGCGGCTGCGCGAACTGGGCTGCCCTATCGTCATGGGCAACGCCGACGCATGGCTGTTGGCTGAAGAGAACGACAGCGCCGAACCAACCTCCCAGCAGCAGCGCGACGTGCGCGCCTGGACGCTCTCCAAACTCTCCTCTGATGATCTGGCGTTCATCCGCAGCTTCCAGCCTACCGTCGAAGTCGCGCTGGCGGGTGGGCAGCGCCTGCTCTGCTTCCACGGCTCGCCCACCTCTTACGACGACATCCTCTTGCCCGACACGTCCAGAGAGGATTGGCAGCGTTTCCTGGGGCCGTTCGCCCCGGCCATCATGACCGGCGGCCACACCCACACCCAGCAGATGCGCCGCGTCGGCGAGGGCTTGTTCTTCAATCCGGGGAGCATCGGCCTGGTCTATGATGTTCTCCTGCCCAAAGATCAGATTTACACCAGCCCCTGGGCCGAATACGCCATCCTCACCCACGAGCAGGGCCGCCTGAGCCTGGACTTTCACCGCGCCCCCTACGATGTCGAGCAGCTTATCCAGGTCATCCAGGCCAGCGGCAGACCCCACGCCGACGCCATGATCGCCGACTACCGCCGCGACCCAAAGAACGCCTGA